The Porites lutea chromosome 11, jaPorLute2.1, whole genome shotgun sequence genome contains the following window.
AGGGCAAATTAACAAAGGTGCCGGTACCCCCGCTGCCGCTGTTAACATACCTAAGCAAGGAACAGTTCAACAAGCTTCTGTTCAACAGAGACAGCAGATGGCAAACCAACAACAAGCACAGGCTGCTGCTATCCTCCAAAAGAAGGCTCCACAGACTCTCACCCAGCAGCAGATTCAACAGATCCTGTCAAAACAGCAGCTGTCGCATTTGACCCCTCAACAACAGCTACAGCTGCGGCAACAGATTCAACAGCAGCATCAGCAACAGATAATGCAAAAACTGGCGTTGCAGAAGCagcatcaacaacaacagcagcatgGTGTCGGGAACGTGACCACCATGCAAAGTGCACAGGCAGGTCAACCTGTTGCAGCACCTTCAAGTGTAGCAAAGCCCATGACGCCTCAAGTTCAGGCACAGTTACTTGCAGTACACAAGCAGaagcaacagcagcagcagcaggtTGCAGGTGGCATGCAGGTTCAAAGTCAGGTGGCACCGCAGCCTGTAGTCTCACTTACGACAGCACAGGTTCAGCAGCAGCAGTCCCAGCAACCTCAGCAGATGGCGACTGTGACGCTGGGACAGAGGACCGCTGCTCCAGCTGTTCAGTTACTACAGCAGCAACAACAGGCAGcccaacaacagcaacaagcacagcagcagcagcagcaagcaCAGCATCAGTCCCCATACCAAATGAGGCTTCGCAATCCACCCAAACATTAACGCCTCCTTTTAGACACAGCCAACTAGTTAACAATCCTCAAGCATGCGACGCGCTCGAATACGCGCCTCCTCTCAGGAAAAAAGGCAGAATTGTATTTTGTGCGTGCATGTAtgacacaagaaaaaaacaaatccgTTCAACTTACACCATGTACAAAGAAACGTTGAAAAATACTCGGTGGCCAGGAAATAAGGCGCCGTTCTCTCCTTTCTCTAAGTATACATTACGCTGCTTTTGCTTGTGACAGCCTCGCTCCCAGGTTCTCTCCTACTCGCTCcatagggacgggtaggagagaaccctgggatcGAGGTTGTTTCGTGTGACTCCTCAAAGGAATAAGGACAAGCCATCAGTTTTGCTACCGTGATttataaaatagttttaaagaagacGTGCATACAGCttgtaaattttgctttaaattctttTGATCGTCCATTTGTATTGATAAAGGGGGTGTAAATACACctttgtttaaaaaggcagATAATGTATGTTAGCTATGCAGTCAAAGAAGTAAATAAGTAActttgtatatttttatttctattgaCATTGATTGTACTATTACCATATTTAAGGTCCCTGTATCACCTCTCATCTCATAACAGTGGGTCGGGCTTGAAAACGCTTCAGTTAACCCTTGTCAAAACCCCTAAcataggtgatcattttatttctCCTCTTAGTAACCCTGCTCAATCAAAAATAACGGTTGTGAGAAAACAGGAAATGCAAGTAAAACATTCTTGATTATTATACAAATTCTCCTCACCAGTACCGAAGATAACATATACTGAACAGTGTGGAGAATGACACTGGCGATATTTGGGTTAAGTGCTGAGGGTGTGGGTGGGGGCTCATTTGTGTTAGTATTACTTTCCTTCACACTAACCTCATAAAGCGTAAGAAATTTCTGACGTATATTTTCACTAGTACAAATAGTTTTTCTCCTTGTCCTTAAGCTCTTGACCTACCGACAAAGGATAAATGTTGAATGTTGATTGTGGAGCTTTACTTTCCAGCAATAGAGACGTCTCTATGACCCTCTATCAGttccaagaaaaaataaatatttcttcgCTTTTGTTCTATGGTTTAACCTTTGAATGCTATCAGCCCTAGTCTTAACGTTTATTATAGAACAATTTTGTAAGTTGTTGTAAAAATATGTTACGTAGCTAACTTTGTAACGCCTTACATTTATATTCGTATTGGGTGAAGTCGGTTACATGACTGAATTAAAAAATTTGTCTTCTGtaaatgcttttttcttttctagtcGTCTCCTACTTATCCTATTTACCTTTCTTTCAATATCCTCGATCCTTTGCTGCGGCCGGGAGCGGGCAGTTTTCTGCAGATCACAGTACTCTTGTACTGTAATGAAATATGATAAACATCAACGTCCTAACAACTCACGTGCGTAAAAGTTAAAACTGCTTAGTTTTGTAAGAATCTTCTGTCTCCTTTGTAAGTGGCTTTACCATTTGTATGAACGCTgatttttgtctcttttttaaaagaacgttCAAACCGTTTTTTCTGAAGATGAGTATTTTAAGGCAACGTAAATCCCTCATTAAACCCGCTTCCCGTTGTTAATCACCGTCTTAGACGACACCCAGCCCGCCCTCTGGCTCGTTTGGTTACGCGAACATCGCGGCCGCGTCACGTGACTTCCAATTTCGCGCCAGCAGTGTGGCCGTTTGCACAAAGGGAACAAAATTTTACGGGAACAGCAACATGGAAACGAAACGTGAGTATTTTGTACactattttctttacttttaccTAAAATTTCGAGCCAAGCACTGGCTTGCCTgtgtgcagacgtctcctattccCTCTGTTGCACGCAGCACTGGCGGACCATTGATGTATTTATAGCCTTCAACAGTTCTATGGTTATCAGAGTCGAACTGCATTAAAAAAGAAGGCGAAGAGATTCAAAAGGTCTATTGTAGGTCTCGGTATTCGCTAAGTTTCTCAAGATTTTCGTTATATATTGAACCAAGTATTGAAAGTATTATGCTGACCATTGAATAATTTACTTGTCAAGCTTTAAACCATGAGTTATTTTGATGAACAGTTTGCAGGGGTTTCTATATACATGTCAATGTCGGCGAGAAAGAGCAAAACAATGTCAACATTTGAAAGAATAGTTTATACAAAAAGTTCCCGTTAAGCTGCGACAAAATTGTTAGGTCAACGGTGATGTGTATGTAATAAATTTGCGAAAATGCAAGCCGAAAGTTCGTTTGTGGAGACCAGCCGTTAAAGAACTGAAATAAGCCGGCGCGGGTTCGCGATAGTCGCGAGCGCGTGAATTCTCTCCCTACGCGTATATGATTGCCTGAATGGTGGGGCGAAGAGACCAGGTGATCGCTACTAGCCAATAACAACTACCTATTACATCGAAAACAGCAGCTGTAGCTTTGAAAGAAAGCATACATTTTTTTAACCagataatataaaataaaacgaCTAAAAGAGAAGAGCACTTTAATCGTCAGTTAGGACTTGGTAATTCTTCTTCCTTCTACGCAGCTAAATAACTTTTAGTACTCTCCAGGTACTCCCGTTAAAACCTTTGATATCaatgactaaaacaaaaaagacttaaGAATTAATGGaagttattatttaaaaaagcaTGTCATTTTCTTGACAGATTGTTAATATTTCGGTCTAACTGTCTAAAACTCGTCAACTTGGACTGTTGAACATAAACTGTAAATGAAGATCCTGGATCAGGTGACAGTCGGATCAGGTTCTATACATATGTACCTTGTTTTGACTAAGACCAACCAGCAAAGTTTTTGTCCCTGTTTGTGCTTGtcttattattactatttttttaatttatatgtCTTTATtcagttcttcttcttcttcttcttcttcttcttcttcttcttcttcttcttcttcttcttcttcttcttcttcttcttcttcttcttcttcttcttcttattattattattattattattattattattattattattatattattgatttacatatttatttttttgttgtttaactgTCTTGATTCACTGCATTCCCGCTGCAAAGGAAATATTATACTTTTTCGCAATAAAGTTTCATCTCTCTGtaacgaagtttattttttattaatgacGAATCGACGTCGTGTtgactgaaaaattaaaaacttacaaAGTTCTCAGAGACATGTTTTTGTTCatcaattttatctttttacCTCCCACAAATTGGTAAAGCAAATTATTCAGTGTCAGAGTCAGCGACCATTTAAAGCTGTCTACGTTACCGTAATAGCTTGCTGGCTTGTGCGCGGGTTGTGACATTACAAACATGAGTTAAGTTTTCAGTAAGAATATGCACAAACAATTAGGGGAAACATCCTTAAAAGACCAAAAGGCATTCGTTGTAAGTAAAGATCACACTGTGACCAAGAGTTGTAACAGGTTTTTATTGATCCATTTTTGAACTTATGCCGACTGAGGGGCCATGATATGTTTAGTTCCTGCTTTTCTACCGTTGATATTTGTGATGCACCAAGAACCAGCTGCTGTATTACCATCAACGCTAATTGTATtctcaaaaagttaaataagcATTGAAATAAATTCCAATTTCGGTGGTGTGCCGTCTAATGAGCTTTTTGAGCTCGAATTGACACTAAAGAACCCTTTATATTAAAATTCGTGTTTGGTGTTCTCTGCGTCATCCGCAAAACTTGGCCTAGATGATTAACATTTTCGGGGGGAGTACTTAAGCCAATTTAGGATAGGCGCGTGTCACGAAGGGTTTTAGGCTTATTTTGTAAAAGGAAATAACGTCCataaaggaaaaatgacaccctGTTTGAGGGAAAATCGATAATGCAAAACGTTTACATGGACAATTCATAACGCATACAAATTTGGAGTGAGTGTTGTTGGATGGTTTTTGTTAAGATAACTTAGTTTTAGGTCTTTAAGACGGATCAGGTCCCGTGATATTTGGCACCCTATCAAAGGACTACAATACCAAATGAATGATACCCTGCTTAAGGCATGGCATACCGGGTAGCCTTAGGTAATCTGAATGGGagtcctccaccccccccccctcccccccggtcAGTTCCGttagaaaacaaatttaaataaggatAAAATGAATATTTCATTGTAGACTTTATAGGCAGTCAGTGGGCTAAGAAATTTAACTGCGAAACGGAAAAAATAGAACGGAAGACTACAAAGTGGGGCAGGTGCCGGTGAGAAACTTACTTTAAACAGGCCAATGGAAACTTTGCAAAAGTCTTCCTTTACATAGGAAGCACTAACACGTCATTGCAGTTTTTATATAACCTCTCACAATGACAGGAGAGGAGGCTTGGTATTCAACGCCGGTCACTAACTGCATCCTTAACGTTTTCTTGTTTTACACCGCTATCGCGTTAAACATCATAACAATACAAGCGCTGAGGAAAACGTCGTCGTTGCCAAGGACTTTGAAAACATTGCTCTTGAGTTTGGCTGCTTCTGATCTCGCTGTTGGTTTACTTGCCCACCCTGTTTTTATTGCACATCTTATTATTCAAATACCACAAAACACTGGCGATAATGCTTATGATACagtatttgccattttctttgaaacaCTTACAGCTGCACTTGCAACTGCATCGTTGTTTAGTGTTGTCGCTATAACTGTTGATAGATTCTTAGCAATTCATCTTCATCTCAGGTACCAGGAACTTGTAACCCACAAGCGTGTTATTGCTGTAGTGATATCTACTTGGGTTATAAGCGCATTTCTTTCTTTAGTTTTTCCTGCAGCTGGTTTGGAATGGATTCCAAACAGAGTTCCTGGGATTATGTTTGCAGCCAAAGACGCTGTTTGTGTCATAACTACAGGATTTCTCCACTACAAGATATACGCATCTGTACGACACCACACAGGCCACATCCAAGCTCTGCAAGTACAAGAAGAAGCACAGAACAGAGAAATGAAAAATGCTGTAAGGTTGAGAAAAACTGCACTTGCTACATTGTACATCTATTCGCTGTTTTTGGCTTGTTATGTGCCAATCTTTTTTGTCGACCTTGCCCAACTGTTCTGTGGTGAAATTGCCTTGATACAGCATTTGTGGGATTATGTTTTTACACTTATGCTTTCCAATTCATCTCTCAATCCTTTGATCTACAGCTGGAAGATGAGACACATTCGACATGCTGTTATAGACATACTTCGAAGCGTACTCCCAAGTTGCCACTAAAAAAATGAGGGGGCCtgttacatggaggtgggggaacCTAGGTAGGTGGCGTAACCCGCTCAGGTGGAGTGAAAATATAAACTGCGTTTAGACGCAATCTTGTAACCCCGTCATCCTGGGCTGCATTTTCTCAATATTATTAGATGGTCAATATGCATGTAAACCAAACAAAATGGCGAGAAAACGACGTGTGTTGGCGGTTAATTCTCTTCTACTCTGGCACTTGCCGCATCCCTTTAGtattgtggctttctattgccACTTTTAATGATGCAAAGCCTCGGCTAAAGGTAGTTAGTTGTTCAGTCAACGAATTTGTTGTAAACACGAATCCGAAATgggctaggcgggttaccccaccttgaacaCTTACGTGCAAAATATGACCCCCGCTGAGAGGGTTACATAGACTTGCAGACCGGCGGTTGGAAACAATTTCCGATTATACAAAAATAACGCAGATCTTCAAAACAACttgacgttaccatggtagcaagtCCGCttaccaaaataataatgaggtgtattaaggtgtttcgatagaGTTTTTCGGAGaacataccgatatttttcagtcGCCTTAAAGGGGATTTTATCcatgtccgatcgctataaaattttcgccagtgattgactatggattgaagtttgtcaaaacgtagttttaagtaaaatcgatattaccatgacaacaataaacaaaaaaattagaaattgATAAGAGCCGAATTTTGCGcaatctagacctgctactaaAAATCCAGCACTAGGAACTTaaaatttggtgtttagcaaataacctccgggagaagtaaaaaattctgtatgtttgaatttaaataaaacgtaaatatatttcaaacctcgTATTTCAATAGCCGTGAAAAATTAGAGGTCGACCAGTCATTTTAATGGAGAATAAGAATACAACGAAACCTGCATAAAGAACCCGTGATCTTCTGTGAAAGGCTGATTCAGAAATGGTTCTTAGATGTTGGATTCAGTAGTGATGAACCAAGGTGCGAAGTTGAGCACAGGTTCTTAGTTAAGGATGACAATAATTGTCCACGAAATAAGAGGTATCTACTTCCCAGTAACATTATATTCACTCTCATTATATTCAATGGTCCTTAAGACACCCACATCTGTACAAGTGTTTTCTGCgctttatttccttttatttttaaataagatATTCCTTCATTTGTCAGGCTGAAGAGGTTCTTACATGtggttaacaaaacaaatttatgTCTGGGTGTCCTTATACTACGCAGTTACTTTAATACAGCTGAGCGTTTCACTCTATCTA
Protein-coding sequences here:
- the LOC140953171 gene encoding adenosine receptor A2a-like, which encodes MTGEEAWYSTPVTNCILNVFLFYTAIALNIITIQALRKTSSLPRTLKTLLLSLAASDLAVGLLAHPVFIAHLIIQIPQNTGDNAYDTVFAIFFETLTAALATASLFSVVAITVDRFLAIHLHLRYQELVTHKRVIAVVISTWVISAFLSLVFPAAGLEWIPNRVPGIMFAAKDAVCVITTGFLHYKIYASVRHHTGHIQALQVQEEAQNREMKNAVRLRKTALATLYIYSLFLACYVPIFFVDLAQLFCGEIALIQHLWDYVFTLMLSNSSLNPLIYSWKMRHIRHAVIDILRSVLPSCH